The Streptomyces sp. P9-A4 genome contains a region encoding:
- a CDS encoding AI-2E family transporter — MSRVPGWLGRLGESLSRMGERLDERRAEAERDDPLGPPYPAPSYDTPYDTSSPGDGRDRPRNGRTRPVDGTVRGTAAAGPDTDPDTAAPLPEATAVATAESGRSVPAPPSYAPAVAARPDPVAAIPWGMRVAAEASWRLLVFAGTVWVLMKVISSVQLVVLAFVAALLVTALLQPTVAMLRRKGLPRGLATAITAVSGFVVMGLVGWFVVWQVMDNIDNLTDQVRDGIEELKRWLLDSPFHVTERQINDIAKNLSDSIGSNAEQITSAGLQGVTVLVEAMTGMLLAMFSTLFLLYDGKKVWEWTLKLVPAQARPGVAGAGPRAWRTLTAYVRGTVLVALIDAVFIGLGLWFLDVPMAVPLAVFIFLFAFIPLVGAVVSGALAVVVALVTNGPFTALMVVVVVLAVQQIEGHVLQPFILGRAVRVHPLAVVLAVAAGGLTAGIGGAVVAVPLVAVANTVVGYLRAYSTEQALRGTPEPRGATAFEVAPTPAPGMLAAKGETE, encoded by the coding sequence ATGTCGAGAGTGCCAGGGTGGCTGGGACGGCTGGGCGAGAGCCTGAGCCGCATGGGCGAACGACTCGACGAGCGCCGGGCCGAGGCGGAACGGGACGACCCGCTCGGCCCGCCGTATCCGGCCCCGTCGTACGACACCCCGTACGACACCTCCTCGCCCGGGGACGGCCGCGACCGTCCCCGGAACGGCCGTACGCGACCGGTCGACGGAACCGTCCGCGGCACGGCCGCCGCCGGCCCCGACACGGACCCGGACACCGCCGCCCCCCTCCCGGAGGCGACGGCCGTCGCGACCGCCGAGTCGGGCCGCTCCGTCCCCGCGCCCCCCTCCTACGCGCCGGCGGTCGCCGCCCGGCCCGACCCCGTCGCCGCCATTCCCTGGGGCATGCGGGTGGCCGCGGAGGCGAGCTGGCGCCTCCTCGTCTTCGCCGGCACGGTCTGGGTGCTGATGAAGGTGATCAGCTCCGTGCAGCTGGTCGTCCTCGCCTTCGTCGCCGCCCTCCTCGTCACCGCCCTGCTCCAGCCCACCGTGGCGATGCTGCGGAGGAAGGGCCTGCCGCGCGGGCTCGCCACCGCCATCACCGCCGTCTCCGGCTTCGTCGTGATGGGGCTGGTCGGCTGGTTCGTGGTCTGGCAGGTGATGGACAACATCGACAACCTGACCGACCAGGTCAGGGACGGCATCGAGGAGCTCAAGCGCTGGCTCCTCGACAGCCCGTTCCATGTGACCGAGCGCCAGATCAACGACATCGCCAAGAACCTCAGCGACTCGATCGGCTCCAACGCCGAGCAGATCACCTCCGCCGGACTCCAGGGCGTGACCGTGCTCGTCGAGGCGATGACCGGCATGCTGCTCGCGATGTTCTCGACCCTCTTCCTGCTGTACGACGGGAAGAAGGTCTGGGAGTGGACGCTCAAGCTGGTGCCCGCCCAGGCCCGGCCGGGCGTGGCCGGAGCGGGGCCGCGCGCCTGGCGCACCCTCACCGCCTATGTGCGCGGCACGGTGCTCGTGGCCCTCATCGACGCCGTGTTCATCGGTCTCGGGCTCTGGTTCCTCGATGTGCCGATGGCCGTGCCGCTCGCCGTCTTCATCTTCCTCTTCGCCTTCATCCCGCTGGTCGGCGCCGTCGTCTCCGGCGCCCTCGCGGTGGTCGTCGCCCTGGTCACCAACGGGCCGTTCACGGCCCTGATGGTGGTCGTCGTGGTCCTCGCCGTGCAGCAGATCGAGGGGCATGTGCTCCAGCCGTTCATCCTCGGCCGCGCGGTACGGGTCCATCCGCTGGCCGTCGTCCTCGCGGTCGCGGCCGGCGGTCTGACCGCAGGCATCGGGGGCGCCGTGGTCGCGGTCCCGTTGGTCGCCGTCGCCAACACGGTGGTCGGCTATCTGCGCGCGTACAGCACGGAACAGGCGCTGCGCGGCACGCCGGAGCCGCGCGGGGCGACCGCGTTCGAGGTGGCGCCGACGCCCGCCCCGGGCATGCTCGCCGCCAAGGGGGAGACCGAGTGA
- a CDS encoding alkyl hydroperoxide reductase — protein sequence MALDELKSAIPDFAKDLKLNLGSVIGNSELPQQQLWGTVLACAIASRSPKVLRELEPEAQANLKPEAYQAAKSAAAIMAMNNVFYRTRHLLSDPEYGTLRAGLRMNVIGNPGVEKVDFELWSLAVSAINGCGQCLDSHEQVLRQAGVDRATIQEAVKIAAVIQAVGVTLDAEAVLAAE from the coding sequence ATGGCGCTCGACGAACTCAAGTCCGCCATACCGGACTTCGCCAAGGACCTGAAGCTGAACCTCGGTTCGGTCATCGGCAACAGCGAGCTGCCGCAGCAGCAGCTCTGGGGCACCGTCCTGGCCTGCGCGATCGCCTCGCGCTCGCCGAAGGTCCTCCGGGAGCTGGAGCCCGAGGCCCAGGCGAACCTGAAGCCCGAGGCGTACCAGGCGGCCAAGTCCGCCGCCGCGATCATGGCGATGAACAACGTCTTCTACCGGACCCGGCACCTGCTGTCGGACCCCGAGTACGGGACGCTGCGCGCCGGTCTGCGGATGAACGTCATCGGCAACCCGGGCGTCGAGAAGGTCGACTTCGAGCTGTGGTCGCTGGCCGTCTCCGCGATCAACGGCTGCGGCCAGTGCCTGGACTCGCACGAGCAGGTCCTGCGCCAGGCCGGTGTCGACCGTGCCACGATCCAGGAGGCCGTGAAGATCGCCGCGGTGATCCAGGCGGTCGGCGTCACGCTCGACGCCGAAGCGGTGCTCGCCGCCGAGTAG
- a CDS encoding peroxiredoxin — translation MLTVGDKFPAYDLTACVSLESGKEFEQIDHKAYEGKWRVVFFWPKDFTFVCPTEIAAFGKLNDEFADRDAQILGVSGDSEFVHHAWRKDHADLRDLPFPMLADSKHELMSDCGVRGEDGFAQRAVFIVDPNNEIQFTMVTAGSVGRNPKEVLRVLDALQTDELCPCNWNKGEGTLDAAALLSGE, via the coding sequence GTGCTCACTGTCGGTGACAAGTTCCCCGCCTACGACCTGACCGCCTGCGTGTCGCTGGAGAGCGGCAAGGAGTTCGAGCAGATCGACCACAAGGCCTACGAGGGCAAGTGGCGCGTGGTGTTCTTCTGGCCGAAGGACTTCACCTTCGTCTGCCCCACCGAGATCGCCGCGTTCGGCAAGCTGAACGACGAGTTCGCGGACCGCGACGCCCAGATCCTCGGCGTCTCCGGCGACTCCGAGTTCGTGCACCACGCCTGGCGCAAGGACCACGCCGACCTGCGTGACCTGCCCTTCCCGATGCTCGCCGACTCGAAGCACGAGCTCATGAGCGACTGCGGCGTCCGGGGCGAGGACGGCTTCGCCCAGCGTGCCGTCTTCATCGTGGACCCGAACAACGAGATCCAGTTCACCATGGTGACCGCCGGCTCCGTCGGCCGTAACCCCAAGGAGGTCCTGCGGGTCCTCGACGCCCTGCAGACCGACGAGCTGTGCCCGTGCAACTGGAACAAGGGCGAGGGCACCCTCGACGCCGCCGCCCTCCTGTCGGGCGAGTGA
- a CDS encoding hydrogen peroxide-inducible genes activator, protein MASPYSPPHSPYRGKQPSLSQLRAFAAVAEHLHFRDAAAVIGMSQPALSGAVSALEEALGVQLLERTTRKVLLSPAGERLATRTRVVLDAVAELMEEAEAAQAPFTGVLRLGVIPTVAPYLLPTVLRLVHQRYPDLDLQVHEEQTSSLLEGLTAGRLDLLLLAVPLGVPGVTELPLFDEDFVLVTPQGHPLAGRDDIPREALRELRLLLLDEGHCLRDQALDICREAGRGDGAEVTTTAAGLATLVQLVAGGLGVTLLPRTAVTVETARNHALWTGLFADPAPSRRIALAMRAGAARHAEFEELAEELRGAMRGLPVRVVGGGS, encoded by the coding sequence GTGGCATCCCCGTACAGCCCCCCGCACAGCCCGTACCGAGGCAAACAGCCGAGCCTCTCCCAGCTCAGGGCCTTCGCCGCGGTCGCCGAGCATCTGCACTTCCGCGACGCGGCGGCGGTCATCGGCATGAGCCAGCCCGCGCTCTCGGGCGCGGTTTCGGCACTCGAAGAGGCACTCGGTGTCCAGCTCCTTGAGCGTACGACCCGGAAAGTGCTGCTCTCACCCGCGGGGGAGCGGCTCGCGACGCGCACGCGGGTGGTCCTCGATGCCGTCGCGGAGCTGATGGAGGAGGCGGAGGCCGCCCAGGCGCCCTTCACCGGGGTGCTGCGACTCGGGGTGATCCCGACGGTCGCGCCCTATCTGCTGCCGACCGTCCTGCGCCTGGTCCACCAGCGCTACCCGGACCTCGACCTCCAGGTCCACGAGGAGCAGACCTCCTCGCTCCTGGAGGGGCTGACCGCCGGGCGGCTCGACCTGCTGCTGCTCGCCGTACCGCTGGGCGTGCCCGGCGTCACCGAACTCCCGCTCTTCGACGAGGACTTCGTCCTGGTCACCCCGCAGGGGCATCCGCTCGCGGGCCGTGACGACATCCCCCGCGAGGCCCTCAGGGAGCTGCGGCTGCTCCTCCTCGACGAGGGGCACTGCCTGCGCGACCAGGCCCTCGACATCTGCCGGGAGGCGGGGCGCGGCGACGGCGCGGAGGTCACCACCACCGCCGCCGGGCTCGCCACCCTGGTCCAGCTGGTGGCCGGCGGGCTCGGGGTGACCCTGCTGCCGCGCACCGCCGTGACGGTCGAGACGGCCCGGAACCACGCCCTGTGGACGGGGCTCTTCGCCGATCCGGCGCCCTCGCGGCGGATCGCCCTCGCGATGCGGGCGGGGGCGGCCCGGCACGCCGAGTTCGAGGAGCTGGCGGAGGAGCTGCGGGGGGCGATGCGGGGGCTGCCGGTACGCGTGGTGGGCGGCGGTTCCTGA
- a CDS encoding ABC transporter permease → MTLRTWARDLGLGARFAVTGGRSGLLRTLLTATGVGFGVALLLLAASFPNMLFQREVRESVRAVDGSEQVTSPRPDSFLHLTRNTVYRDEVVSGLLLRPEGDAPPVPPGATAFPGLGEMLVSPALRDLLDSPEGALLKERLPYEVTGTIGQDGLIGPADLRYVAHVGFLDDSNFDGRGVRYGWSVPEEPMNAFLILLVVVACVVLLLPVLVFIATAVRFGGEQRDRRLAALRLVGADTAMTRRIAAGESLAGALLGLLVGLGLFAVARQFAGAFTIWDVNAFPSDVVPMAPLAALALLSVPVSSVVVTLFALRGVAIEPLGVVRTSLPRRRRLWWRLLLLAAGVALLVPLIGEVHVADTSIDTVTVAAGTALALIGLTTLLPWLVEAGVKRLHAGPVAWQLAVRRLQLSSGTAARAVSGIVVAATGAIALQMLFQAMENDFTMATGEDSTRAQIMFGADAATAAEARGMFDRFERTKGVAGAVGVIESRVYRPGPLKNGEEFAPAVALRVGDCASLREFATLPSCTDGDVFVFLSHGKQGNPDDSFVTRTARPGVTVALRDPHPGTPQRPAGTPLPKWQVPADAEVVDSRPDPTGMYQYGVLATPKAIDAARLEEPDAQVMIRLDPTVPDASDHAWNTAAAIDPTAWVRTVKDTERDAAFSSVRTGILVGSTLTMLLVAASLLVTTLEQLRDRKRLLSSLIAFGTRRSTLGWSVLWQTAVPIAVGLVLAVAGGMGLGIVLLKAGGQQVQDWWVFLPVVGIGLGLIAAVTLLSMPVLWRLMRADGLRTE, encoded by the coding sequence ATGACGCTCCGCACCTGGGCCCGCGACCTGGGGCTCGGCGCCCGGTTCGCGGTCACCGGAGGCCGCTCCGGCCTGCTCCGCACCCTGCTCACCGCGACCGGCGTCGGCTTCGGCGTGGCCCTGCTGCTGCTCGCCGCCTCCTTCCCGAACATGCTCTTCCAGCGGGAGGTGAGGGAGTCGGTCCGCGCCGTCGACGGCAGCGAACAGGTCACCTCCCCCCGGCCCGACTCCTTTCTCCACCTCACCCGGAACACCGTCTACCGCGACGAGGTCGTCTCCGGTCTGCTGCTGCGCCCCGAGGGCGACGCGCCCCCGGTCCCGCCGGGTGCCACCGCGTTCCCCGGGCTCGGCGAGATGCTGGTGTCCCCCGCGCTCCGCGACCTGCTCGACTCCCCCGAGGGCGCCCTTCTCAAGGAGCGGCTCCCCTACGAGGTGACCGGGACGATCGGGCAGGACGGACTCATCGGCCCGGCCGACCTCCGGTACGTCGCCCATGTCGGCTTCCTCGACGACAGCAACTTCGACGGACGCGGCGTCCGCTACGGCTGGTCGGTGCCCGAGGAACCGATGAACGCCTTCCTCATCCTCCTCGTCGTCGTCGCCTGCGTCGTCCTGCTCCTCCCCGTGCTCGTCTTCATCGCGACCGCCGTCCGCTTCGGCGGCGAGCAGCGCGACCGGCGGCTCGCCGCGCTCCGGCTGGTCGGCGCCGACACCGCCATGACCCGGCGGATCGCGGCCGGCGAATCCCTCGCGGGCGCGCTGCTCGGCCTCCTCGTGGGCCTCGGACTCTTCGCGGTGGCCCGGCAGTTCGCCGGCGCCTTCACGATCTGGGACGTCAACGCCTTCCCCTCCGACGTCGTGCCGATGGCCCCGCTCGCCGCGCTCGCCCTCCTCTCGGTCCCGGTCTCCTCGGTCGTGGTCACCCTCTTCGCGCTGCGCGGGGTGGCGATCGAGCCGCTCGGAGTCGTCCGGACCTCGCTGCCGCGCCGCCGGCGGCTGTGGTGGCGGCTGCTGCTCCTCGCGGCGGGCGTCGCCCTGCTCGTCCCGCTCATCGGCGAAGTCCACGTGGCCGACACCAGCATCGACACCGTGACCGTCGCCGCCGGGACCGCGCTGGCCCTGATCGGCCTCACCACGCTCCTGCCGTGGCTCGTCGAGGCCGGGGTGAAGCGGCTGCACGCCGGTCCGGTGGCCTGGCAGCTCGCCGTCCGCAGGCTCCAGCTGAGCAGCGGTACGGCGGCCCGCGCGGTCAGCGGCATCGTCGTCGCGGCGACCGGTGCGATCGCGCTCCAGATGCTCTTCCAGGCGATGGAGAACGACTTCACGATGGCCACCGGCGAGGACTCGACCCGCGCCCAGATCATGTTCGGCGCCGACGCGGCGACCGCCGCCGAGGCCCGGGGGATGTTCGACCGCTTCGAGCGGACCAAGGGGGTCGCCGGCGCGGTCGGTGTCATCGAGTCACGGGTGTACCGGCCCGGCCCGCTGAAGAACGGCGAGGAGTTCGCCCCCGCCGTCGCGCTCAGGGTCGGCGACTGCGCCTCGCTCAGGGAGTTCGCCACGCTGCCCTCCTGCACGGACGGCGACGTCTTCGTGTTCCTCTCGCACGGCAAGCAGGGCAACCCGGACGACTCCTTCGTCACCAGGACCGCGCGGCCCGGCGTCACGGTCGCCCTGCGCGACCCGCACCCGGGCACCCCGCAGCGCCCGGCGGGCACCCCGCTGCCGAAGTGGCAGGTCCCCGCCGACGCCGAGGTCGTGGACTCCCGCCCGGACCCGACGGGCATGTACCAGTACGGTGTCCTCGCCACCCCGAAGGCGATCGACGCCGCCCGGCTCGAAGAGCCCGACGCGCAGGTCATGATCCGGCTCGACCCTACGGTGCCCGACGCCTCCGACCACGCGTGGAACACGGCGGCGGCCATCGACCCGACGGCCTGGGTGCGCACCGTGAAGGACACCGAGCGCGACGCGGCGTTCTCCAGCGTCCGCACCGGCATCCTGGTCGGCTCCACCCTGACGATGCTGCTCGTCGCGGCCTCACTGCTGGTCACGACCCTGGAGCAGCTCAGGGACCGCAAGCGGCTGCTCTCCTCGCTCATCGCCTTCGGCACCCGGCGCTCCACCCTCGGCTGGTCGGTGCTGTGGCAGACGGCGGTGCCGATCGCCGTCGGTCTCGTCCTCGCCGTGGCGGGCGGGATGGGCCTCGGGATCGTCCTGCTGAAGGCGGGCGGGCAGCAGGTCCAGGACTGGTGGGTGTTCCTGCCCGTCGTCGGGATCGGCCTCGGGCTGATCGCGGCCGTGACGCTGCTGAGCATGCCGGTCCTGTGGCGCCTGATGCGCGCGGACGGGCTGCGCACGGAGTAA
- a CDS encoding ABC transporter ATP-binding protein, with the protein MTGTPLLTATGLDKAYGPTPALAGASFALRAGEVVAVMGPSGSGKSTLLHCLAGIVRPDAGTITYDGRELTALSDSARSSLRRTDFGFVFQFGQLVPELTCVENVALPLRLNGEKRKAAEARAVEWLARLEVDDTAGKRPGEISGGQGQRVAVARALVTAPRVIFADEPTGALDSLNGERVMRLLTDASRDTGAAVVLVTHEARVAAYSDREIVVRDGSVRDAEWAA; encoded by the coding sequence ATGACGGGCACCCCGCTGCTCACCGCCACCGGCCTCGACAAGGCCTACGGCCCCACCCCGGCGCTCGCGGGCGCCTCCTTCGCCCTCCGGGCCGGCGAGGTCGTCGCCGTCATGGGCCCCTCCGGCTCCGGCAAGTCGACCCTGCTGCACTGCCTGGCCGGAATCGTGCGCCCCGACGCCGGCACCATCACCTACGACGGACGCGAGCTCACCGCGCTCTCCGACAGCGCCCGCAGCTCCCTTCGCCGTACCGACTTCGGCTTCGTCTTCCAGTTCGGCCAGCTCGTCCCCGAGCTGACCTGCGTCGAGAACGTCGCCCTGCCGCTCCGCCTCAACGGCGAGAAGCGGAAGGCCGCCGAGGCCAGGGCCGTCGAGTGGCTGGCCCGCCTCGAGGTCGACGACACCGCGGGCAAGCGGCCCGGCGAGATATCCGGCGGCCAGGGCCAGCGCGTCGCCGTCGCCCGCGCCCTCGTCACCGCCCCGCGGGTGATCTTCGCCGACGAACCGACCGGCGCCCTCGACTCCCTCAACGGCGAGCGGGTCATGCGGCTGCTCACCGACGCCTCCCGGGACACCGGCGCCGCCGTCGTCCTCGTCACCCACGAGGCCCGGGTCGCCGCCTACTCCGACCGCGAGATCGTCGTACGGGACGGGTCCGTCCGGGACGCGGAGTGGGCGGCATGA
- a CDS encoding PadR family transcriptional regulator: protein MSIGHTLLGLLESGPRHGYDLKRAFDEKFGHDRPLHYGQVYSTMSRLLRNGLVVVDGIEAGGGPERKRYAITDAGITDVAQWLATPEKPEPYLHSTLYTKVVLALLTGRGAAELLDTQRTEHLRLMRELTRRKKDGDLADQLICDHALFHLEADLRWLELTAARLDRLAEEVLR from the coding sequence ATGTCCATCGGTCACACCCTGCTCGGACTCCTGGAGTCCGGCCCGCGCCACGGCTACGACCTCAAGCGCGCCTTCGACGAGAAGTTCGGCCACGACCGGCCGCTGCACTACGGCCAGGTCTACTCGACCATGTCCCGGCTCCTGAGGAACGGCCTCGTCGTCGTCGACGGCATCGAGGCGGGCGGCGGCCCGGAGCGGAAGCGGTACGCCATCACCGACGCCGGCATCACCGACGTCGCCCAGTGGCTCGCCACCCCCGAGAAGCCGGAGCCGTACCTCCACTCCACGCTCTACACCAAGGTCGTCCTCGCCCTGCTCACCGGGCGCGGCGCCGCCGAACTCCTGGACACCCAGCGCACCGAGCACCTGCGTCTGATGCGCGAACTCACCCGGCGCAAGAAGGACGGCGACCTCGCCGACCAGCTCATCTGCGACCACGCCCTCTTCCACCTGGAAGCGGATCTGCGCTGGCTGGAACTGACCGCCGCGCGTCTCGACCGGCTCGCCGAGGAGGTCCTCCGATGA
- a CDS encoding transglycosylase domain-containing protein — protein sequence MGRPDKSKAKKRGLRRFFSWKKLLGTFFVCCLLAMGALYVVYRMVPVPTANAEATMQSNIYKYDNGKILARTGKINREIVGLEKIPEKVQKAFVAAENKTFYKDNGVDIKGTTRAAWSTITGKGKQGGSTITQQYVKNYYLSQDQTATRKLKEMVIAIKVDRQSSKSEILAGYVNTSYYGRSAYGIQAAARAYYGVDATQLTTAQGAYLASLLQAPNQYDWTSASATGRKLVEERWNYVLDNMVGEGWLDASERAGMKFPVPQKPKPAPGMEGQTGYIVEAANQELMRQGVSEEDIKAGGWTITLNIDEKKQKDLVKAVDKELEAKLDRKGDKKQATVQAGATSVDPKTGAVVAMYGGVGATEHWMSNATRRDYQPASTFKPIVLASALDNHAVTQDGRQIELGTVYDGTSKRQVVGSPIAFGPENEDNRSYGPVTVQKATNSSINSVFAQMIVDVTPGKAKKTALDLGMKDGADFPETPAISLGTMGASTMDMAGAYATLDNHGVRVTPTLVKTAEHKDRTITSAKAIGEQVISRKAADTVTRAMTGVVQSGSGSRAAGDYEAAGKTGTSENNRSAWFVGYTPELVTAVGLFGEDAKGNQVTLTNTINPGRANGGRTPAEIWGAYTTSALNGGSDASFDLDTDTSTPIEPDPDPTETTEAPQEPTEEPTTQSPDPTDAPTTPPATTPPTPTGDPVTTPPTSTGEPPATEEPTSPPPPTTPPDGSVDTGGATRPGQ from the coding sequence ATGGGCCGACCGGACAAGAGCAAGGCGAAGAAACGCGGTCTGCGCCGCTTCTTCTCCTGGAAGAAGCTCCTGGGCACCTTCTTCGTGTGCTGCCTGCTCGCCATGGGCGCCCTGTACGTCGTCTACCGCATGGTCCCGGTGCCGACGGCCAACGCCGAGGCGACCATGCAGAGCAACATCTACAAGTACGACAACGGCAAGATCCTCGCCCGCACCGGCAAGATCAACCGCGAGATCGTCGGCCTGGAGAAGATCCCCGAGAAGGTCCAGAAGGCGTTCGTCGCCGCGGAGAACAAGACCTTCTACAAGGACAACGGCGTCGACATCAAGGGCACCACCCGCGCCGCCTGGTCCACCATCACCGGCAAGGGCAAGCAGGGTGGCTCGACCATCACCCAGCAGTACGTCAAGAACTACTACTTGAGCCAGGACCAGACGGCCACGCGCAAGCTCAAGGAAATGGTCATCGCCATCAAGGTCGACCGCCAGTCGAGCAAGAGCGAGATCCTCGCCGGGTACGTGAACACCAGCTACTACGGCCGCAGCGCCTACGGCATCCAGGCCGCCGCCCGCGCGTACTACGGCGTCGACGCCACCCAGCTCACCACCGCCCAGGGCGCCTACCTCGCCTCGCTGCTCCAGGCGCCCAACCAGTACGACTGGACCTCCGCGAGCGCCACCGGCCGCAAGCTCGTCGAGGAGCGCTGGAACTACGTCCTCGACAACATGGTCGGCGAGGGCTGGCTCGACGCCTCCGAGCGCGCCGGGATGAAGTTCCCCGTCCCGCAGAAGCCCAAGCCCGCCCCCGGCATGGAGGGCCAGACCGGATACATCGTCGAGGCCGCCAACCAGGAGCTGATGCGCCAGGGCGTCAGCGAGGAGGACATCAAGGCCGGCGGCTGGACGATCACCCTCAACATCGACGAGAAGAAGCAGAAGGACCTCGTCAAGGCGGTCGACAAGGAGCTGGAGGCCAAGCTCGACCGCAAGGGCGACAAGAAGCAGGCCACCGTCCAGGCCGGCGCCACCTCCGTCGACCCGAAGACCGGTGCGGTCGTCGCGATGTACGGCGGCGTCGGCGCCACCGAGCACTGGATGTCGAACGCGACCCGCCGCGACTACCAGCCCGCCTCCACCTTCAAGCCGATCGTCCTCGCCTCCGCCCTCGACAACCACGCGGTCACCCAGGACGGCCGTCAGATCGAGCTGGGCACCGTCTACGACGGCACCAGCAAGCGGCAGGTCGTCGGCAGCCCCATCGCGTTCGGTCCCGAGAACGAGGACAACCGGAGCTACGGCCCCGTCACCGTGCAGAAGGCCACCAACAGCTCGATCAACTCCGTCTTCGCCCAGATGATCGTCGACGTCACCCCGGGCAAGGCCAAGAAGACCGCCCTGGACCTCGGCATGAAGGACGGCGCGGACTTCCCCGAGACCCCGGCCATCTCCCTCGGCACCATGGGCGCCTCCACCATGGACATGGCCGGCGCCTACGCCACGCTCGACAACCACGGCGTGCGGGTCACCCCCACCCTGGTGAAGACCGCCGAGCACAAGGACCGCACGATCACCTCCGCCAAGGCGATCGGCGAGCAGGTCATCAGCCGCAAGGCCGCCGACACCGTCACCAGGGCCATGACGGGCGTCGTGCAGAGCGGTTCCGGCTCCCGCGCCGCGGGCGACTACGAGGCCGCGGGCAAGACCGGCACCTCCGAGAACAACCGTTCCGCCTGGTTCGTGGGCTACACCCCCGAACTCGTCACCGCCGTCGGTCTCTTCGGCGAGGACGCCAAGGGCAACCAGGTCACCCTCACCAACACGATCAACCCGGGCCGCGCCAACGGTGGCCGTACGCCCGCCGAGATCTGGGGCGCCTACACCACCAGCGCGCTGAACGGCGGCTCCGACGCCTCCTTCGACCTGGACACCGACACCTCGACCCCGATCGAGCCGGACCCGGATCCCACCGAGACCACCGAGGCGCCCCAGGAGCCCACCGAGGAGCCGACCACCCAATCCCCGGACCCGACGGACGCGCCGACCACCCCGCCGGCCACCACGCCGCCGACGCCGACGGGGGACCCGGTCACCACGCCGCCGACGTCCACGGGAGAGCCGCCCGCGACCGAGGAGCCGACCTCGCCGCCGCCGCCGACCACCCCGCCGGACGGGAGCGTCGACACGGGCGGCGCGACGCGCCCGGGGCAGTAG
- a CDS encoding catalase, whose product MTYTTNNAGNPIESDEHSLTVGPDGPILLQDHYLIEKMAQFNRERVPERVVHAKGSGAYGFFEVTNDVSEFTRAGLFQPGARTEMLARFSTVAGEQGSPDTWRDPRGFALKFYTDQGNYDLVGNNTPVFFVRDTIKFQDFIRSQKRHPVTGLRDHDMQWDFWTLSPESAHQVTWLMGDRGVPKTYRHMNGYGSHTYMWINGAGERFWVKYHFTTDQGIEFLTQAEADGLAGTDGDVHRRDLYESIESGDAPSWTLKVQVMPFEAAADYRFNPFDLTKVWPHADHPLIEVGRMTLDRNPEDFFVHIEQAAFEPSNMVPGIGPSPDKMLLGRLFSYPDTHRYRIGPNYAQLPPNRPRSPVHSYAKDGAMRYEASTAARPYAPNSYGGPAADYGRFGEPASWAAAGELVREAYALHAEDDDWGQPGTLVREVLDDAARDRLVSNIAGHLKDGVSAPVLERAVQYWRNVDADLGDRVAKEVDG is encoded by the coding sequence GTGACCTACACGACGAACAACGCCGGGAATCCGATCGAGAGCGACGAGCACTCGCTCACCGTCGGCCCCGACGGCCCCATCCTGCTCCAGGACCACTACCTCATCGAGAAGATGGCCCAGTTCAACCGCGAGCGGGTGCCCGAGCGCGTGGTGCACGCCAAGGGCTCCGGCGCGTACGGCTTCTTCGAGGTGACGAACGACGTCAGCGAGTTCACCCGGGCGGGGCTCTTCCAGCCGGGTGCGCGGACGGAGATGCTGGCCCGTTTCTCGACGGTGGCCGGCGAGCAGGGCTCCCCCGACACCTGGCGGGACCCCCGCGGTTTCGCCCTGAAGTTCTACACCGACCAGGGCAACTACGACCTGGTCGGCAACAACACCCCGGTCTTCTTCGTCCGGGACACCATCAAGTTCCAGGACTTCATCCGCTCGCAGAAGCGCCATCCGGTGACGGGTCTGCGCGACCACGACATGCAGTGGGACTTCTGGACGCTGTCCCCGGAGTCCGCGCACCAGGTGACCTGGCTGATGGGCGACCGGGGCGTCCCGAAGACGTACCGGCACATGAACGGCTACGGCTCCCACACGTACATGTGGATCAACGGCGCCGGTGAGCGTTTCTGGGTGAAGTACCACTTCACGACCGACCAGGGCATCGAGTTCCTCACCCAGGCGGAGGCCGACGGGCTGGCCGGGACGGACGGGGACGTGCACCGCCGCGACCTGTACGAGTCGATCGAGTCGGGTGACGCCCCCTCCTGGACGCTCAAGGTGCAGGTCATGCCGTTCGAGGCGGCGGCGGACTACCGCTTCAACCCCTTCGACCTGACCAAGGTGTGGCCGCACGCCGACCATCCCCTGATCGAGGTCGGGCGGATGACGCTGGACAGGAACCCCGAGGACTTCTTCGTCCACATCGAGCAGGCCGCCTTCGAGCCCTCGAACATGGTGCCGGGCATCGGTCCTTCGCCGGACAAGATGCTGCTCGGCCGGCTGTTCTCGTACCCGGACACCCACCGGTACCGGATCGGTCCGAACTACGCGCAGCTGCCGCCGAACCGGCCGCGCTCGCCCGTCCACTCGTACGCGAAGGACGGGGCGATGCGGTACGAGGCCTCGACGGCGGCCCGGCCGTACGCGCCGAACTCGTACGGCGGTCCCGCGGCCGACTACGGGCGCTTCGGCGAGCCGGCGAGCTGGGCGGCGGCGGGCGAGCTGGTCCGCGAGGCGTACGCGCTCCACGCGGAGGACGACGACTGGGGGCAGCCGGGCACCCTGGTCCGCGAGGTCCTGGACGACGCGGCCCGCGACCGGCTGGTGTCGAACATCGCCGGGCACCTGAAGGACGGCGTGAGCGCCCCGGTCCTCGAACGCGCGGTCCAGTACTGGCGGAACGTGGACGCGGACCTGGGCGACCGGGTGGCCAAGGAGGTCGACGGCTGA